Genomic window (Pseudomonas xantholysinigenes):
TCTCGTGCAGCCACAGTTGCCGCCGCGCGGCCAGCCACTGGCCACGCGAGACCACGGCGTGCTTGGGATCGGAAGGGCTCATGGTGGCGACTCCAGCGTAAGGGATTCAAACAGTGGTCGAACCATCCTCGGCGCTTTCGACAGCCACATCGCCAATACCGACAAACGGCCAGTACCTATTTCGTTGTCGATTGTTTGATAGCATTGCGCCATCTATCACAAGGAGCGTGGCGATGGCATTCCTCTCCCGGCGTAGCTATGTGCTGCCGTTGCTGGTCCTGTGCCTGGCGACTCCCGTGGCGCTGGCCGGCAATACCCCCTGTTCCGGGCGCAAGGGCGGCATCGCCGGTTGCGACGGCGATACCTTCCTGTGCAACGACGGCTCGATCAGTGCCTCGAAGAAAAGCTGCAGCGTCCAGTTCGGTGGCCCGGCGCGGGTGCAGCCCTTGCGGGCCAGCGGCAGTAGTGAGGGCTGTAGCTGCGGCACGGGCCAGTACTGCGTCGGCCCGCGCGGTGGCGTGTACTGCCTGACGCCATCGGGCAGCAAGAGCTACAAGCGCCGCTGATCAGCGACTGGCGATCAGCTGCCACAGGCGTGGGTCGTCATAATCGGCGACCACCAATTTCGCCCCGGCATCCAGCAAGCGTTGCTCAGGTTGCGTGGTCGCCAGCCCCACCGTGAAGATACCTGCATCGACCGCGGCCTTGACCCCCGGCAGCGAGTCCTCGAACGCCAGTGCCTGCCCGGCCTTGGCCCCCAGGCGCTGCAAACCGGTGAGATAGGGCAGGGGATCGGGCTTGGGCCGGGCCAGTTCATCGGCGACCAGCACATGGTCGAAACGCTCGTCCAGGCCCATGGCGCCGAGCATGTGCTCGGCGTTCAGGCGCGGGGCGTTGGTCACCACGCACATGCCAATACCGTACTCCTCGGCATGTTCGAGCAGGCGCAACAGCCCCGGCATGGGCTCGAGGTGCGGCGACAGTTCACGGAACAAGGCTTCTTTGCGCTCGGCCAGGGCCTGGCACTGGGCCGCATCGGCCTCGGGGAACAGCTCGGCGAACAACAGACCGTTGGAGCGGCCGCTGATTTGGGTATTGAACTGTTCCTGGGTCAGTTCGCGGCCGTCGTGCTCGTGCAGCAGCTGGCGGAAGGCCTGCAGGTGCAGGGTGTCGGTATCGGTGAGGGTCCCATCGAGGTCGAACAGCAGGGCGGTCAGCATCGGGCATCCTGGCGGTGGAGAATCAATTCAGCAGCATAAAGTCATCTTAACTAAATCTTCCAATTTCTGGCTAGTCGATAATCTCGGTATTTCAATAGATTGCGTTCCAGTCATTTCGCGGATTGGAATATTTACTTGTTGTTTTCGAGGTGAGGGTTTAGTTGGGCTGGAGCGGTTTTACTAATAATTGGCGAATACGCTGCGCAATAAGAATTGTTATTTTAATTTCTTGAGGCTATATGGTTTTCTGCGGCTCGGCTGTAATGACCCAAGATAGTCGTCAGGACGCTATCTGTTGGTAAGTCCCTATCTATCCTCGGGCCTCAAGAGCTGAGCTGAGCCGCAGGAGTGGGTGAAGGCTTACTTTTTCTTCGAGCAATGTGCTGACGAGGCGCGGTGAAAGCGCCGCTCATCTGCTGCGGCGGAATCAAAACGAATCCTTTACGGTGTGGTGAACTCGTTTGTTGTAGACCTCATCAAAACAGCGAGAACCCCATGAAAACGAATCTATTGGCCACAGTGCTGCTCAGTGCCTGCACTACGCTGCTCGGTGGTTGTTTCGATCGTGACAACGATCATCCAGCCAAGGACGCCGACCCGAGCAAGCCATCGCTGCAGATGCAGCAGCCCGATACACCCACGACCAACCCGTCCCCTGAGACCAGACCGCAGAATCCATGAGCGAGGTACCGGGCATGGTGGCGATGACTGAGGGTGTGACCGACAAGGCGACCGCTGGACTTGAGCATCGCTATCAGCTTCTGCTCAAGGGCCCTGATCCGGCAGGCGAGGCTTGGCTGCAGCAGCAGCTGCGCCATGTGCGTACGCTTGCGGACGACCTGCCGGATGATCCCGGGTGCTTGCCGGAATGGGCAGAAGCCCATGCCCAGCGGGTCGCCAGTGAACACACGGCCTATCTTGAACAACGGCGTCAGGGGGCTGTGCGCCGCTACTTCGACAACAGGGCCCATGCCTTGTGGTTCCTGCAACAGGTCGCGCCGACCAAGGCGGTCGACGGCGCATGGTTGCACGGCGCCCTGTGCCATTGGCGGGATCCCCGTTTTCACGGGTTGATCCGCACCTTTCTCGAAGAGCTGGGTGACGGCGATCCGCGTTGCAATCACGTGTTGATCTATCAGCGGTTGCTCAGTCGGCTCGGCTGCCTGCAAGGGGCACCACTACCTTCAGCACGTTACCTGCAAGGCACGCTGCAACTGGCCTTGGGGCAGCACTGCGATCGATTTCTACCGGAAGTGATCGGTTACAACCTGGGGTACGAGCAGCCACCGTTGCACCTGCTGATCACCACCCATGAACTGGCAGAGCTGGGCATTGACGCCCATTATTTCCAGCTACATGTGACCATCGACAATGCCGCCAGCGGTCATGCGCGGCGCTCCCTGGAGAGCTTCATCGACCTGTCCCGTGACCAGGGGCCGGCGTTCTACGAGCGCGTCAGGCACGGCTATAGGCTCAATGACCTGGGCGTCGACACGCCGTCATTGATCGCGTCGTTCGACCTGAAGGCAGAGTTGCTCAGCACGCTGGAACGCAAGCGCGTCTATGGACAGTGCATGCATTCGGACCGCTGTCGCCTGCAGGGGCGTACCATCAACCAGTGGCTGGCCGAGCCCGGTGCGATGCCCGGGTTCCTGGATGCACTGCAAGCCCAGGGGTGGATCAAGCGCAATAGCGATCCTCGTCAGAGTCGATTCTGGTCGTTGATCGATGGTCCGGTGGCGGCCATGTTCGGTGTGTTTGATGCCTATGAAAAGCAGCTCTGGCACGACTGGATCGCCGGCACCTGGCAGAGTGCCGATGTGCGTCGGGTGCCGCCGGGGCAGTGGGAGCAGGCCTTGCGACTGGAGAATGACGTGCCCGGCGAAGCGCCTGCTGCGGACATGGCTGCGCTTATCGAAGCAATGGCTGGCAATCGCCACTCCACACCTCAGGGCCTGCGCGCCACCCGCGCGTTCATCCAGGCCACCGGTTTAATGCAGGGAGGGCCGAACTGATGCTGCTCGACCAGGACCAGCCCCGTGGCGACGAGGCCTTGCTGCAGCTGGGGCGGCGCCTGCGTGCCGACGGCTACCGTTTTACTTGTGTGACCCCGGCGACCCAGGCCAGGGTCAATGCCCGCGCCGAAGCAAGCCAGGCTCGCACCCTGCGCGATGTGTTTGGCTGGAGCCGACCGTTCGCCGCGTCGTTGCTCAGCGCTGACGAACTGCAACACCTGCATAACGCCGGCGTACTCGAACCACAAGGGACGCTGTGGCGCAGCAGAGTGCGCTGGTCGAGCCTGGACGACCTGCTGCTGGTGCATTCCGCCTGGCCGACCGACAGCCGCGATGCGGTGTTCTTCGGCCCCGACAGTTACCGGTTCGCCCAGGTGATCCAGGATCACCTGCGGCACAGTCCCCAGCGCGTGCAGCATGCCGTCGACATCGGCTGCGGCAGTGGCGTCGGCGCGTTACTGATCGCCCGGGCCGTGCAGCATGCGCAGGTCAGCGCGGTGGACATCAACCCTGTGGCCCTGCGCCACACCGCCATCAATGCGGCACTGGCCGGCGTGGCCAACGTCTCGGTCGAGCCCAGTGACCTGCTCGATGGTATCGTCGGCACGTTCGACCTGATCGTCGCCAACCCGCCCTACATGCTCGACGTCGCCCAGCGCGCCTACCGCCATGGTGGTGGCGCGCTGGGTGCCGAACTGTCATTGCGCATTGTCGAGCAGGCCCGTGAGCGACTGTCGATCGGCGGCACGTTGCTGCTATACAGCGGTGTCGCGATCGTCGAGGGGCGCGACGCGCTGCTTGAGAACGTACGTCTGCGCCTGGCCGGGCCTACATTCGGATGGTCCTATCGGGAGCTGGACCCGGATGTGTTCGGCGAGCAGTTGCTCGAGCCTGGCTACGAGCAGGTCGAGCGCATCGCCGCCGTCGCCCTGACCGTCACCCGCCAGGGCTGATGCCGCCATGGCGCGGCCTTGCACGTTCGGCATCGAGGAGGAATACCTGCTGGTGGACCTGGTCACGGGGCGTGTCTTGGCCGCGCCATCCCCGGCCGTGGCCCGTTGTTGCCGCGATGTGCTGGGGCCCTGGTTCGCCGAGGAAATGTTCCGCAGCCAGGTGGAGGTCGCCTCGCCGGTGTTCGATACGCTGCACCAGGCCTGTTGTTTCTTCACCGAGCAGCGTCAGCGCCTGAACCAGGCACTGGCGGGCGAGGGGGCCGGCCTCTACGGCGCGGGGAGCCACCCGAGTGCCCAGTGGTTGCGCCAGCGTCCACGGGATACCCCGCATTACCGTCAGCTGTTCGACGACTACCGGTTGGTGGCCCGGCGCAGCCTGTTGAACGGCTTGCACGTGCATGTCGGTGTGCCGGCCGGCGTCGATCGCATGCAGGTGATCAATCGGGTGTTGTACTGGCTGCCCCTGCTGTTGGCGCTCAGCACCTCGTCCGCGTACTGGGGCGGCCAGGACACGGGCTACATGAGCTATCGACGCGTGGTGTGCGGGGAGTGGCCGCACATGGGGCTGCCCGAACCGCTGCCGGACTGGGGGGCCTACGAGCGCTACCGGTCGCTGCTGCAACGCACCGGCAGCCTGGCCGAGGACGGCGACTTCTGGTGGGCAATCAGACCCTCGCGGCGGTTTCCGACCGTCGAACTGCGTATCTGCGATGGTTGTCCCCGGTTGGAAGATGCCTTGGCCATCGCCGGGCTGTTTCGCCATCTTGTCGAGCATGCGCTTGGGCGCAGTGACGCCGTCGCGAGCCGTGAAATGCGTTGGGTGACCCAGGAAAATTATTGGCGTGCCCTGCGTCAAGGCCGCCTGGGCATCTTCATCGGCGTGCAAGAACAACAGCCGGTGAGCGCCGAAGGCTGGCTGATGCAGCTGCAGATGCAATGCCCGGCCGACACCGCCGATGCCGAACGCGCCTTCATCCAGGCCCGGCGCATCTTGCGCGACGGTACCAGTGCCGATCACCAGCGCGAAACCTATGCGCTGGCCCGCGAACAAGGCCTGGATGAGCGGCAGGCGATGCGCAACGTGGTCACACAGGTCATGGACGACCACCTGTTGGCGTCCGTGGCAGGTTGAGTAAACCGTGCATACCTGGCGAATTCTGGGAATCGGATCGCTTCCTTGCCAGATCTTCGCGTAGGCCTGAAGCCTCAACTGGGCCGTCATCAATAATCGTTTGTTCTGAGCTTTTCAGCTGCCCCTTTTGACCGTTAGCGACTTGCTAGCCTGTGCGGTTGACAAGATTTGAATGAACCATGAGCCAACCGGGCCAACCAAAGCAGAACATGCCAATGGGAGAGTACTCATGGAAATCGCAACGATCTGGTTCTTTGTCGCCCTGATGGTCATCGCCCTTGAGATTTACGCCATCTGGCACATCATCGGCAGTGACCGGAGGGCTGAGCGCAAGATGCTCTGGGTGATCTTCGTCGTCTATGCCCCATTGCCAGGGTTGCTGGTATGGGCCTGGTTGGGCCCAAGGGCGGTGAAGGGGCGGGCGGTGCTGCAGGAGAAGTGAACTGAGCGGGGTCCTCAAGAGGGCCCGGCGGGAGTGTATGCCGCACTTGGGGGGGGGCCGACCCGCTGCCGGATTGGAGCGCCGACGGTGCCTTGGTCATCGCCAGGCTGTTTCGCCAGCTTGTCGAGCATGCGCTGGGGCGCAGTGACGCCGTCGCTAGCCGTGAGATGCGCTGGCCCGTGAACAAGGCCTGGATGACCGGCAGGCGATGCGCAAGGTGGTGAATCAGGTGATGGACCACCAGCTGTCGGTGCTCGGGTCTCATTGAGTAAACCATCCGCTGGTCGCCTGCCTCGAAAGCTGTATGCACCGCAATTCGGCAACACGAAGCCAAACCAGAAGGAGCCCCACCCATGCCCGGCAAGCCACAGAACCAATTCACCCTGCAAAATCCCCTGACCCAATACCCCCATCCGCCATTTCCGGCCCAGGGTCAACCTGCCCCTGGCCTGGATGCCCACATGCAACCCAAGCCCGACCACGGTGAAACCACCTATACAGGCTTTGGCCGCCTGGTCGGTCGTCGCGCCCTGATCACCGGCGCCGACTCGGGAATCGGGCGCGCCGTGGCCATCGCTTTCGCCCGCGAAGGCGCCGACATCGCCCTCAACTACCTGCCCACGGAGGAGCGGGATGCCCGAGAAGTGGTCCAGCTGATCGAGACCGAAGGCCGCAAGGTCGTGGCGCTTCCCGGCGACCTCAAGGACCCGCGCTTCTGCAGCCAGTTGGTGGACCAGGCCCACGAACAGCTCGACGGCCTGGACATCCTGGTCAACGTTGCCGGCAAGCAGGTGGCGCGCAAAGACATTGGCCAGATCACCCACGAACAGTTCGATCACACCCTCAAGACCAACGTCTACGCGTTGTTCTGGTTGTGCCAGGCCGCCGTGCCGCTGATGCCGGCCGGGGCGACCATCATCAACACCGCCTCGATCCAGTCCTACCAGCCATCGGCGACGCTGCTCGACTACGCCACCACCAA
Coding sequences:
- a CDS encoding HAD family hydrolase; amino-acid sequence: MLTALLFDLDGTLTDTDTLHLQAFRQLLHEHDGRELTQEQFNTQISGRSNGLLFAELFPEADAAQCQALAERKEALFRELSPHLEPMPGLLRLLEHAEEYGIGMCVVTNAPRLNAEHMLGAMGLDERFDHVLVADELARPKPDPLPYLTGLQRLGAKAGQALAFEDSLPGVKAAVDAGIFTVGLATTQPEQRLLDAGAKLVVADYDDPRLWQLIASR
- a CDS encoding iron-containing redox enzyme family protein → MVAMTEGVTDKATAGLEHRYQLLLKGPDPAGEAWLQQQLRHVRTLADDLPDDPGCLPEWAEAHAQRVASEHTAYLEQRRQGAVRRYFDNRAHALWFLQQVAPTKAVDGAWLHGALCHWRDPRFHGLIRTFLEELGDGDPRCNHVLIYQRLLSRLGCLQGAPLPSARYLQGTLQLALGQHCDRFLPEVIGYNLGYEQPPLHLLITTHELAELGIDAHYFQLHVTIDNAASGHARRSLESFIDLSRDQGPAFYERVRHGYRLNDLGVDTPSLIASFDLKAELLSTLERKRVYGQCMHSDRCRLQGRTINQWLAEPGAMPGFLDALQAQGWIKRNSDPRQSRFWSLIDGPVAAMFGVFDAYEKQLWHDWIAGTWQSADVRRVPPGQWEQALRLENDVPGEAPAADMAALIEAMAGNRHSTPQGLRATRAFIQATGLMQGGPN
- a CDS encoding methyltransferase, whose amino-acid sequence is MLLDQDQPRGDEALLQLGRRLRADGYRFTCVTPATQARVNARAEASQARTLRDVFGWSRPFAASLLSADELQHLHNAGVLEPQGTLWRSRVRWSSLDDLLLVHSAWPTDSRDAVFFGPDSYRFAQVIQDHLRHSPQRVQHAVDIGCGSGVGALLIARAVQHAQVSAVDINPVALRHTAINAALAGVANVSVEPSDLLDGIVGTFDLIVANPPYMLDVAQRAYRHGGGALGAELSLRIVEQARERLSIGGTLLLYSGVAIVEGRDALLENVRLRLAGPTFGWSYRELDPDVFGEQLLEPGYEQVERIAAVALTVTRQG
- a CDS encoding carboxylate-amine ligase — its product is MARPCTFGIEEEYLLVDLVTGRVLAAPSPAVARCCRDVLGPWFAEEMFRSQVEVASPVFDTLHQACCFFTEQRQRLNQALAGEGAGLYGAGSHPSAQWLRQRPRDTPHYRQLFDDYRLVARRSLLNGLHVHVGVPAGVDRMQVINRVLYWLPLLLALSTSSAYWGGQDTGYMSYRRVVCGEWPHMGLPEPLPDWGAYERYRSLLQRTGSLAEDGDFWWAIRPSRRFPTVELRICDGCPRLEDALAIAGLFRHLVEHALGRSDAVASREMRWVTQENYWRALRQGRLGIFIGVQEQQPVSAEGWLMQLQMQCPADTADAERAFIQARRILRDGTSADHQRETYALAREQGLDERQAMRNVVTQVMDDHLLASVAG
- a CDS encoding PLDc N-terminal domain-containing protein — its product is MEIATIWFFVALMVIALEIYAIWHIIGSDRRAERKMLWVIFVVYAPLPGLLVWAWLGPRAVKGRAVLQEK
- a CDS encoding SDR family oxidoreductase, whose protein sequence is MPGKPQNQFTLQNPLTQYPHPPFPAQGQPAPGLDAHMQPKPDHGETTYTGFGRLVGRRALITGADSGIGRAVAIAFAREGADIALNYLPTEERDAREVVQLIETEGRKVVALPGDLKDPRFCSQLVDQAHEQLDGLDILVNVAGKQVARKDIGQITHEQFDHTLKTNVYALFWLCQAAVPLMPAGATIINTASIQSYQPSATLLDYATTKAAIVAFTKALAKQVIERGIRVNAVAPGPIWTVLQPSGGQPPEKIPDFGGHTPMKRPGQPAECAPLYVLLASQESSYITGEVFGVTGGNPLP